A region of Diospyros lotus cultivar Yz01 chromosome 3, ASM1463336v1, whole genome shotgun sequence DNA encodes the following proteins:
- the LOC127796854 gene encoding formin-like protein 6 has protein sequence MSPTTALARPPVSPVLSDHPATIGRPPLSWLVSPCAHAACSLKLPRPTLLLLQPPLVSSITAGHRGHHRPPPPEPPLPSATPLAPAPRPWLRPSAVAASDCCNG, from the coding sequence ATGTCGCCGACCACTGCCTTGGCCCGCCCTCCTGTGTCACCAGTGCTCTCGGACCATCCCGCGACCATCGGCAGGCCACCATTGTCGTGGCTGGTTTCCCCTTGCGCGCACGCTGCCTGCTCGCTGAAGCTTCCACGGCCGACGCTCTTGTTGCTCCAGCCACCGCTGGTTTCCTCTATCACCGCTGGTCACCGCGGCCACCACAGGCCGCCTCCACCCGAGCCACCGCTGCCATCGGCTACTCCCCTAGCTCCAGCACCGCGGCCATGGCTACGGCCTTCAGCCGTTGCCGCCTCTGATTGCTGCAACGGCTAG